The region TGCTGCACCCCCCAATAACAACAATGAGTGGTTTGTCATGAGCACTTTGTATTCCCGTCAGACGTTATTCTGCGCGCTAGGCTTGTTGCCCGTGTTCGGTGCCAGTGCCGAAGGTTTCGTCGATGACAGCACGCTCAAACTGCAACTGCGAAATGTGTATTTCAACGAAAACTTTCGCGACGAGCATGGTTTGAGTACGAAAGCGGCAGCGACGGCAAAGAGTGAGCGCACCGAGTGGGCTCAAGGGTTCCTGCTGGACTATCAGTCCGGATTTACCCCGGGCACTGTCGGTTTTGGCATGGATGCCCTGGGGCTGCTGGGACTCAAGCTGGACTCAGGCCGCGGGCGTAGCGGTACCGGACTGTTGCCGGTGCATGATGGTGGCCGGGCCGCCGATGAGTTTGCCAGTGCCGGGGTTACAGCAAAAGCACGGCTGGCAAAGACCACACTCAAATATGGCACGTTGCTGCCAAAGACCCCTGTGCTGATTTACAACGATGCGCGATTGCTGCCCCAGACCTACCAGGGCAGCCAAATCAGTAGCAGTGACCTGGAGAACCTGACCCTCAGCGGCGGGTACCTCGAACGCTTTAAATTGCGCGACTCGACAGACAGCGTACCGATCGTACCTGATGGCTATGGCGGTGATAAGTCAGGGGACTTCAACTACGCCGGGGCCGACTACAAATGGGGTAAAAGCGTCCGCCTTAGCTACTTCTATGGAGAACTCGAGAACTTTTATCGCCAGAACTTCGCGGGTATCCAGCACGACCTGCCGCTCGGCCCCGGAACACTGACCAGCGACCTGCGTTACTTCAACAGTGTCGACTCAGGCTCGGCCTACGCTGGCAAAATTGACAACACCATGCTCAGCGGGCTGCTGTCCTACGCCATCTCTGGCCATACCCTCGGCGCAGGCTATCAAGCCCTGAACGGCGATGCCGGCCTGCCCTACATCAGCGGTGCAACCGTCTACTCGTTCAGTAATGCCGGCATTGGCAAATTCATTGAGGAAGACGAGAGAACCTGGATGCTCAACTACGGCTACAACTTCGCCGCCGCAGGCGTGCCGGGCCTGACCTTTTCCACACGCTACCTCAGCGGTAACGATGGCAAGTCAAACAGCACTGTCAAAGAATGGGAGCGTGACGCAGAAATTGCCTATGTTGTGCAGCAAGGCAGCTTCAAAGGCCTGGGAGTGAAACTGCGTAACTATGTCTACCGCTCGGACTTTTCCCGGGGCCGGGACAGCAACCGGCTCTACCTGACTTATGACATTGCGCTCTGGTAGAGCGCACTGCCTATTCAAGGGCGAGGTAACCCACACCTCGCCCAAGCAGCCCATGTATCAACGAATCAAAGCTGCTTCAGCACATCCTGAGTAATATTGGCTTGGCTGAGACTCAGCCAGGGCAGATTATAAAGAATGGATGGCAATTCGATAGCACGGCTTGCTCATTACACGTCCGAAGCACGATTTGAACACCCGCTTGGGCGGCACCTCCGGGGCGGCAGGCGTGAAGGGCCTCGCAAAAATCACGCGCATGAAAAAGCCCAACTCGCAAAAGTTGGGCTAGGTCAGTGGAAAACAGGGTCGGGACAGAGTGAGGTGCTTTCGAAGGCCTCAGCCACTGAGCTGGCAACACTGTGTCGATTGATGACAACGGAGCTACGTCAGGGGAAGGCGCCTGTATTCAACAGCACAGGCAGCTCATCCTAAATACCTTTATCAAAGCGGAACGAAGCGCCGTAGGCAGAATCCGGTAAATGACTGGCGCCATCGTCGCGTAACCGAGAACGGAAAGTACCGCTCTGGGGCTGGGTGCGATACAAGCCACGTTTTTGCAGTTCAGGAATGATCAGCTCAACGAAGTCCTCAAGGCTGCCCGGGCTGATCAGCGGGTTGAGCATGTAACCGCTGGTGCCGGAAATACGGGCGTGCTCTTCGATCCGGTCGGCCACCTGTTGCGGCGTTCCCACCAGAATCAGATCACTGCCGCGGGTGACGTTGGCAAAGCGCTGTTTGACATCGCCGGCGGTCAAGGGCTTGCCGCTGCCATCCGGACGCATCACATAGGAGGTCATGCCTTCGGTGTGAGTGGACAACGCGTCACTGTCCGCGTAGCGGCTGATGTCGATACCGGTATCACCGGCATAACTCACCAGCTGCGCCTGCAAGTGATAGTTGCTTTGCAGTTCGTCATATTTGCGCTGGGCTTCGATCTCGGTCCTGGCCGTGACAATGCGCAGCACCGTCAGTGATTTAACATCTTCAGCGCGACGCCCCCGCGCCCTCGCCTGCGTCCATATATCTTCCAGTCCCTGGCGAATTTCCAGCGGGTTGGACTTGGCGATGAATATCAGCTCGGCGTGCCTGGCCGCAAACTCACGCCCACGGCCCGACCAACCCGCCTGGATCAGCAAGGGCGTGCGTTGCGGTGACGGAGACGTCAAATGCGGGCCGGCTACCCGGTAATGCTCGCCGACATGATTAATCGGTCGCACACGATCGCCCTTGGCATACACCTGGCGAGACTTATCGGCCACAACGGCATCGTTTGCCCAGCTGCCTTCCCAGAGCTTGTACACCACATCAAGAAACTCATCAGCGCGATCATAGCGATCATCGTGCTTGATCATCTCCTCCAGGCCGAAGTTGCGAGCGGCACTGGTCAAATAGGAGGTGACGATGTTCCAGCCAATCCGGCCATTGGTCAGGTGATCCAGCGTACTGAAGCGCCGGGCATGGGTGAACGGATGCTCGTAACTGGTGGTGACCGTCACGCCGAAGGCCAGGTTTTCCGTCACCGCGGCCAATGCCGGAATGATCATCAACGGATCGTTGGCCGGTGCTTCCACCGCCCACTTCATGGCCGCATCGGCGTTACCGCCAAACACATCGTAGAAACCCAGCACATCACCAAAAAACAGCATGTCCAGATGAGCCTGGTCAGCGATACGCGCCAGGTTCGACCAGTAGCCTAATGAGTTGATGCTCAGTCGCTCGTCCGCCGGGTGCGTCCACAGACTCGGGGCGCCACCGCAGCCAACACTGGCTTGCTCGTATAACGCAAACAAAAGAGGTTTTGGATCGGACATCGTAGTACCTGTAAAAAGTCATTAAGCGGGCGGGTCAGCGCTGATGCTTGAAACCCTTGCCGTAGTGGCGTTCAAGACGGTTCTGTATCAACTCCAGCCCAATGGACAGGAGCCAATAGATAACGGCTGCGGTGGTGAGCATTTCGATGTAGCGATAGGACGAGCGACCGTACGACTGCGCCAGAAACATCACTTCCCAAACGCCCATCACCGATATCAACGATGAGTCCTTGAGCATTGAAATGAACTGACTGGTTGTCGGCGGAATGATCGTGCGCATGGCTTGCGGCAGGATGATGTGCAGAAACGTTGCGGTAGGCTTCAGACCCAGCGCCATCGCCGCTTCGCGCTGCCCGGGTGCAACAGCCATGATGCCGGCACGGAAAATCTCGCTGAGGTAAGCACCATAATTGAGCGAGAGCGCAATGATCCCCGCGCTGATGGCCCCCGGAACCAACCCCAGCTGCGGCAGCCCCAAGTAGATCAACAGGATCTGAATCAGCAGTGGAGTACCGCGGAAAAAGGACGCATAGAAACTGGCAATACCGAACGCTACCGCACTGCGAGACAGCCGTGCCAGCGCCGTCACGAAGCCAAGGAGCAACGAAAACCAGATCGAGCAGAAACACAAGAACAGCGTCAGCGCGGCACCTTGCAAGAAACCGTCAGGCCCCAGGTGCAGACCGACCAGATTGGGCAACTTCTGCAAAATGATCGAGAACTTCAGATCGAAGCTCATGAAAAACGTGACACACAGGCCGAACAGCACCGCCCAGGTCAAATACAGGCGAGTGCGAAAACCCAATAGCGGGCTGAATCGATGCGGCTCAGTTTCGGAGGCGGCAGCCGCCTTGGCAGGGTATGGGTTAAGGGCTGTCATTGGCTGATATCGGCACCGATCCACTTCTGTGAAATCCGGCTTAACGTGCCATCGGCCTTGAGTTGCGTGACGACCTCAGTGACTTTGGCGTTCCATTGCGGATCACCCTTTTCGATCGCGACCACGTTGGGCTCCGCGTACAGCGTATCGCCGGCGATTTTAAAACGCGGATCCTAGGCGATACGTTCGCGAGCCGTGATTAGGTTGGTGACCATGGCATCGAGACGCACGCCCGCACCCAAGGCCAGATCCTGGAACGCGACCGTTTCGTTGTCGTACGGCGCGACCTGGACGCTGTCGAATGGATAACTCAACGGCTTGTCCTCAGCGCCCTCGATCACCAGAGCCTTGTTCAAATAGGCTTCATAGGTCGACGCACTGATCACACCGACTTTTTTACCGGACAGATCCTTGCCCGTGGCAATGTCCTTGTCTTTGGCATTCACCACGATCACCGCCGGTGACTGGTAATACGCCACCGGAAAATCGAACACCTCAGCCCGCGCCTTGCTCGGCGTCATCGAGCAGACGCAGATGTCATACCGTCCGTTCCAGTGCCCGGCCGCGATGACATCCCAAGAAGGTGTTTGCAGCTTCAGCTTCACCCCTAGCCGCTGCGCAACGGCCTTGGCGACATCCACGTCAAAACCGTCCAGCTGGTTCTGTTCATTGAGAAAGGAGAACGGCGGATAGCTTTCCATCAGAACGCCGGTCAGCTCCCCGCTGCTGGTCACACGATCCAGCGTGGCACCCGCGAAAGCCGTCGAGCAGGTAGCCAGCAATGCCAGACTAAAAGGTAAAAGCGCCTGAGTTTTCACAGATACGAGCTCCAATCGATTCAAAAACACTGAATAGATTAAAACGCACTATAAAAATAGTTTGTACTGGCTTTATGGAATAAGCGACTGCATTCAAGCTATATTGAAAAGGCCGATTTACCCGCTAGAAACGCTGGTTTTGTCGTGGTCTCTGAGTTCGCGCATCTGTCTGCTGATCCAGATCTGACCCACACGCCGACGCAACGCTGGCCCACTACCCATGACACCTCACCACGGTACTTGGAGCCTTCACCCTGAAGGGTATTGCCCAGGCCTGCTCTACCCTCGTATTTGGCCTGAGCGTTGGTTAGACCCCAAATGTCTCTCACACACATGAGCTGGCCAGACTCATGTCCGATCTGAGCGATGAAGGCCGCTACGCAGTGCAGGCCAACGATTGGGTCGTGGTTCATAGCGGTGTTTAATGCGGACACAAAAACGCCGGCTGATGGGCCGGCGTTTGGAAAGACCTGCATCAACTGCTGCGCCGTGATGGTCATTAGTTTCTCCGGGCGAAAAAATACCCGCTCAGTGGCGGGCTATTCGAGTTGTTAGTTGGTGCTCGGTCATTTCGGATGGAGGCAATGTGAATGGATTTCTCTTCTTCAGGCTCCAAGCCAAGAAAACCCCGAACTGACCGGGATTGAATTGTATTGCTTGGCTATGACTTGGAGCTTCGCCGGAATAATTAATCTACAGCGAGCTCATCACCTGTCGCTCCCAGCCAGAAGACACCACCCATGCGCACATCAGGGCAAATAAAACCGTCATGTATATTGCAACTCTTGAAATGCTAGGCATGGGGATCACTCCTTAGTCGTATTGTTTTTATCTGACCATAGAACTGTTTCAAGATAGTGACGAGAGGCTGCCCCCCCAAAAAAAATATCCGGTGTAAAAAGCGCACCAGCCGGGATGCGAAAAG is a window of Pseudomonas taetrolens DNA encoding:
- a CDS encoding OprD family porin; the encoded protein is MSTLYSRQTLFCALGLLPVFGASAEGFVDDSTLKLQLRNVYFNENFRDEHGLSTKAAATAKSERTEWAQGFLLDYQSGFTPGTVGFGMDALGLLGLKLDSGRGRSGTGLLPVHDGGRAADEFASAGVTAKARLAKTTLKYGTLLPKTPVLIYNDARLLPQTYQGSQISSSDLENLTLSGGYLERFKLRDSTDSVPIVPDGYGGDKSGDFNYAGADYKWGKSVRLSYFYGELENFYRQNFAGIQHDLPLGPGTLTSDLRYFNSVDSGSAYAGKIDNTMLSGLLSYAISGHTLGAGYQALNGDAGLPYISGATVYSFSNAGIGKFIEEDERTWMLNYGYNFAAAGVPGLTFSTRYLSGNDGKSNSTVKEWERDAEIAYVVQQGSFKGLGVKLRNYVYRSDFSRGRDSNRLYLTYDIALW
- a CDS encoding LLM class flavin-dependent oxidoreductase; the encoded protein is MSDPKPLLFALYEQASVGCGGAPSLWTHPADERLSINSLGYWSNLARIADQAHLDMLFFGDVLGFYDVFGGNADAAMKWAVEAPANDPLMIIPALAAVTENLAFGVTVTTSYEHPFTHARRFSTLDHLTNGRIGWNIVTSYLTSAARNFGLEEMIKHDDRYDRADEFLDVVYKLWEGSWANDAVVADKSRQVYAKGDRVRPINHVGEHYRVAGPHLTSPSPQRTPLLIQAGWSGRGREFAARHAELIFIAKSNPLEIRQGLEDIWTQARARGRRAEDVKSLTVLRIVTARTEIEAQRKYDELQSNYHLQAQLVSYAGDTGIDISRYADSDALSTHTEGMTSYVMRPDGSGKPLTAGDVKQRFANVTRGSDLILVGTPQQVADRIEEHARISGTSGYMLNPLISPGSLEDFVELIIPELQKRGLYRTQPQSGTFRSRLRDDGASHLPDSAYGASFRFDKGI
- a CDS encoding amino acid ABC transporter permease, translated to MTALNPYPAKAAAASETEPHRFSPLLGFRTRLYLTWAVLFGLCVTFFMSFDLKFSIILQKLPNLVGLHLGPDGFLQGAALTLFLCFCSIWFSLLLGFVTALARLSRSAVAFGIASFYASFFRGTPLLIQILLIYLGLPQLGLVPGAISAGIIALSLNYGAYLSEIFRAGIMAVAPGQREAAMALGLKPTATFLHIILPQAMRTIIPPTTSQFISMLKDSSLISVMGVWEVMFLAQSYGRSSYRYIEMLTTAAVIYWLLSIGLELIQNRLERHYGKGFKHQR